The nucleotide window GATCAATCTTTTAAAAATTAACATGACTGTGAGTTAATTTTATTGGATTGTTGGGTCGTACAGGAAATTTGAGGAACCAATTTAACCATTGATCTATTTTCTGTAGCTCACTTGGCTTCATTATATGCGGCGCGCCACAAACTAAATCTCTGACACTTGAATTAAAgtaccaaaaaaaaaaaatttcaaaaatacATGGTCGATGACGGGTTTAAAGtcctcttgaaattgacGTCACTGTCATCACTTGAGTACAATGCAATATCCTGTAGTTCCACTTCTTCAGCGCTATCGCTATCCACAGAAGCGTTTCTTCCACCACTGCGCGTGAGTCGCAAATGATTATCGGACGATTCTCCATCATCAGATAAATTGTTACTAGAAGCATCACCAGCATCAGTGAATACTCCAGTCTGGTACCGCAGGATGTTATTTTGAGTGCCATCGTTGTAGGGCTGTTGAACATCGGACATGCACCATTCAAGACCCGACCAAGCCAGCGTGGATACAAGTATTCCGAATGCAAAGAGCCATAGGCACGTGAACCAGGTGAACCCAAGGCCGTAAGTAAAACCGTAGACACTCAGTTCAGTTATAATCCTATTTTTTAGCTTAAGTGCAAGCCACGCCAAACTTATCGTACCTGTTAGCCCCAAAATAAAGACAACAAGCGACAGAAGTGATATTGTATGTCCAAGGATGCGCTCTTTCAACGGATTTATGAGCCGTCCCTTTATTGTATAATACCACAGGGTTAATATGAGAATGGCACCTTCCAGGACAAGGGCAGAGATCAATAGATTGGCCATATTAACTTTCTTCCGTCGCAGTTCTTTCATATACTCATTGTAAGTATTAGACAACCCCAATGGTGCTGATACCTCCTGATCGTAGGCGTAAACTAGAACAATATCCATACCAAGCTGTGAAAGTACTTCACGGTAATCGAACACATAATCGCGACCCGTACGATGGCAGACTTCTaccattgaagagttccTCACTTCCACTACTTCTCCCTTCTTATTGAGTGCTTGCGTTGTATTGAAACTGATATCGCACCTTCCGTAGATAGAAACAGCAATATACTGTGGGACATCATTGATCTGACTGGCTGTATAGGCTGTAAGAATGAATATCTCTGAAGTGGTTAAGCCCACACCATTGTTAACATCTGTTGAACCATACACCTCAACGGcctctttcaattccttgaaGAGACCACCAATAATATCAGTAGACTTGGTACCAAACTTAGCGACCCTGAATGTTCTAGGAGCGGTTACAGGTCCAATTGTTATAGCCAAACCCAGTGCTATAATTAGTGCAGATGATATCAGTCGAATCCACAGCACCAATGTCTCAAAAGCCGTCAGATCTTCCGCAAACCTGAGAATCCGACCGATTCGCATGCCTAACGACTAGAAAGCAAGCCTTGGATTCTATCTCACCTCAGTTTGTTCAACGCTGTTTAAGCGTGGTTCATCGCTGATTCTAACACCGAATCAAATGATTAAAGGTTACCTTCCGACAGGTACAACATCAATAATAAACACAGCGAAAGACGCGTTCTAATAAAGCTTGGTGACTCATTTCCAGCAGCAGACAACTCGCCACGTTTAGAATAAGTCTGAGCGAGGATCTGGTGGTTTAGGCTAATTCGTACCGATCGAAGTCTGAGTGTTTGAAACATGGCAAATACCCAAAGAGATTTGAACGGATGGCAAGTTGTTACTACAGATGAGCATGGGAACATCATTGGGGATgatagaagaagatcaagaaagagaggtGGAGCTGAATTGGCCTTCTTGCAACGGTTGAATGATGGTTTGACATTTGGGCGAGGTGATAGTGTTATCATGAAGGATCCAGCTACAGGATCATATTCGGTCTATTTAATCCATGAGATTCGTCTCAACACTTTGAATAATATAGTAGAACTTTGGGCCTTTTCCTACCTGCGATGGTTCGAATTGCAGCCGCAATTTTATTATGCAAAGTTCGAACCAGAGCTTGCAGCTGAGAATAGACCACCTGAGTTTTACAGAGATAAATTGGTCAATGAAATCGATAAGGGAGAGATTTACCTTACCGCTGAGCTCTCTGAAATATGGCTTAAAGATTTTTTGGCCGTTGCTAACATAATGGATGAGGCTAAACGCAAGGAAGTTGGAGAAAAGTTCGAAGAAGACAAGGATTTCTTAGTAAGATATATCTGTGAGCCTACCGGTGAGAATTTTGCTCCTTTTAATATAGCCAAGGAAAGAAAACTGCTTTTGAACTCAGACCCGaaaggatttgaagagcatCTGAAAAGGTTATCTGTACCGAAGTCTTTGAACTCGCAACGTAAATCATCACATCGCAGGAAACATGGCGCCAATGGCAAAGGTGCACCAAGTTCCAGTGACATAAAATTGGAGCCCGACACGGATAGTGCCAGCGAAGATTCAGATGATGCATGGGAAGCAAATGTTTCTAAGGTAGTCAAGCCGTCGAAGAGCCCAGAAGTGGTTTcttacaaagaagaaagtgatAGTTCACCTGATACATCATCATCGCCTTCGTCGGGTGCTTACGACGATGCTCAGGAAACCTCAGAATCCAGCCCGGTATTAGTGAGCAGGGAATCGAAGGAAAGGGAAGAGAATGGTAAGAAAAAAGCTCAAGTGGTTCCAGATGTAAGTTCGACGGAAGAATCGGcaaacgatgaagaaaaggaacCAGAGTTTGAACCTCACTTGGTAGAACGCCTTTCTTCGGAGCCATCGTTGACCGAGAGCGACTATAACAGCTCTTCTGGCGGCGAACAAGACGTACCACTATCCCAGGTCACATCTAAGAGACAAAAACCT belongs to Torulaspora delbrueckii CBS 1146 chromosome 4, complete genome and includes:
- the ECM7 gene encoding Ecm7p (similar to Saccharomyces cerevisiae ECM7 (YLR443W); ancestral locus Anc_4.328), coding for MRIGRILRFAEDLTAFETLVLWIRLISSALIIALGLAITIGPVTAPRTFRVAKFGTKSTDIIGGLFKELKEAVEVYGSTDVNNGVGLTTSEIFILTAYTASQINDVPQYIAVSIYGRCDISFNTTQALNKKGEVVEVRNSSMVEVCHRTGRDYVFDYREVLSQLGMDIVLVYAYDQEVSAPLGLSNTYNEYMKELRRKKVNMANLLISALVLEGAILILTLWYYTIKGRLINPLKERILGHTISLLSLVVFILGLTGTISLAWLALKLKNRIITELSVYGFTYGLGFTWFTCLWLFAFGILVSTLAWSGLEWCMSDVQQPYNDGTQNNILRYQTGVFTDAGDASSNNLSDDGESSDNHLRLTRSGGRNASVDSDSAEEVELQDIALYSSDDSDVNFKRTLNPSSTMYF